One window from the genome of Thalassospira xiamenensis M-5 = DSM 17429 encodes:
- a CDS encoding TIGR00730 family Rossman fold protein, with translation MTRVKSICVFCGASNGKNPQHMENAIAFGKMMAERGIILVYGGGRIGLMGAVADAVMKNGGKVVGIIPAHLDDIEVGHKGLSELIVCKSMYERKVEMFKRSDAFVTLAGGLGSLDEAFEALTLRQLGIHDKPLVFMNALGYWDKCLDMIDGIIEDGFARESNRNLFTVAETLDEVFEQLEAEPAPKFDPREKLL, from the coding sequence ATGACAAGAGTTAAATCGATCTGTGTTTTTTGCGGCGCTTCGAACGGCAAAAACCCCCAGCACATGGAAAACGCGATTGCGTTTGGCAAAATGATGGCCGAACGCGGCATAATACTGGTGTATGGTGGCGGCCGTATCGGATTGATGGGCGCAGTTGCCGATGCGGTCATGAAAAATGGCGGCAAGGTGGTCGGCATCATCCCGGCCCATCTGGATGACATCGAAGTCGGCCATAAGGGGCTTAGCGAACTGATCGTCTGCAAATCCATGTATGAACGCAAGGTCGAAATGTTCAAACGTTCGGATGCGTTCGTCACCCTTGCCGGTGGCCTTGGCAGCCTTGACGAAGCCTTCGAGGCGCTAACCCTTCGCCAGCTTGGCATCCATGACAAGCCGTTGGTGTTCATGAACGCCCTTGGATATTGGGACAAATGCCTTGATATGATTGATGGCATTATCGAAGACGGCTTTGCACGTGAAAGCAACCGCAACCTGTTTACGGTGGCCGAAACGCTGGATGAAGTGTTTGAACAGCTTGAAGCGGAACCCGCCCCAAAATTCGATCCGCGTGAAAAGCTTCTTTAA
- a CDS encoding Rrf2 family transcriptional regulator has protein sequence MRRDSRLSRMLHVLIHMDRFGGAMTSDMIARMLDTNPVVVRRTMAGLRDAGYVRSEKGHGGGWVIIRPLSEITFLDIHNALGNPSIFAMGVAVEHPECLVEQAVNAALGSSFDAAEKLLLERFASVTLADLAADVDQRWPTEPDGKWTGPGSIFEHLPQSGDPE, from the coding sequence ATGCGCCGTGACAGTCGCCTTTCCCGCATGTTGCACGTCCTGATCCATATGGATCGGTTTGGCGGGGCGATGACGTCCGACATGATTGCCCGGATGCTTGATACCAATCCGGTTGTGGTTCGGCGTACGATGGCAGGGTTGCGCGATGCCGGTTATGTGCGATCCGAAAAGGGACATGGCGGCGGATGGGTGATTATTCGTCCGCTTTCGGAAATCACGTTTCTTGATATCCATAACGCGCTTGGCAATCCGTCGATCTTTGCCATGGGGGTTGCGGTCGAACATCCCGAATGTCTGGTTGAACAGGCGGTAAATGCCGCCCTTGGCAGTTCGTTTGACGCTGCCGAGAAACTTTTGCTTGAACGGTTTGCGTCGGTCACGCTGGCCGATCTTGCCGCTGACGTCGATCAGCGCTGGCCGACCGAGCCCGATGGCAAATGGACCGGACCGGGCAGCATTTTTGAACATCTGCCTCAGTCCGGCGATCCCGAATAA
- a CDS encoding cytochrome-c peroxidase, whose product MKSYRGLVGSLVSIAAMLGVAGNVLAAEPPSPSDLRKTALEHFEVIPSMVPAVKGNAVTREKVELGKMLFFDPRLSASALISCNTCHNLGMGGDDNLETSIGHGWQKGPRNAPTVLNAVFNEAQFWDGRAEDLKAQAKGPVQAGVEMASTPERVVEVLKSMGDYVQKFVHAFPGESDPVTFDNMAKAIEAFEATLITPASRFDQFLEGNDAILTKTEMAGLELFIDTGCASCHNGVNVGGTGYYPFGVVEQPGAEILPPDDKGRFAVTQTATDDYVFRAGPLRNIELTAPYFHSGKVWDLEQAVAIMGSSQLGAELDNSQIKAITAFLMTLTGEAPRVEYPILPVSSKTTPKPAAMVAN is encoded by the coding sequence ATGAAATCGTATCGTGGTCTGGTCGGCAGCCTTGTTTCCATTGCTGCCATGCTGGGGGTCGCCGGGAACGTCCTTGCAGCAGAACCGCCATCACCTTCTGACTTGCGCAAGACGGCCCTTGAGCATTTCGAAGTCATTCCGTCAATGGTACCAGCCGTCAAAGGCAACGCGGTCACACGCGAAAAGGTCGAACTGGGCAAGATGCTGTTCTTTGATCCGCGTCTGTCGGCCAGTGCGCTGATTTCGTGCAATACATGCCACAATCTGGGCATGGGCGGGGATGACAACCTTGAAACATCCATCGGTCATGGCTGGCAGAAAGGCCCGCGTAACGCCCCGACCGTTCTGAATGCCGTGTTTAACGAAGCACAGTTTTGGGACGGACGTGCGGAAGACCTGAAGGCACAGGCCAAGGGCCCGGTTCAGGCCGGAGTTGAAATGGCAAGCACCCCCGAACGCGTTGTCGAGGTACTGAAAAGCATGGGCGATTACGTCCAGAAATTCGTCCACGCCTTCCCGGGTGAAAGCGACCCGGTAACGTTTGACAACATGGCCAAGGCGATCGAGGCGTTCGAAGCAACCCTGATCACCCCGGCATCACGGTTTGACCAGTTCCTCGAAGGAAACGATGCCATCCTGACCAAAACCGAAATGGCCGGACTTGAACTGTTCATCGATACCGGTTGTGCATCCTGCCATAACGGGGTGAATGTCGGTGGCACCGGTTATTATCCGTTCGGTGTTGTCGAACAGCCGGGTGCGGAAATCCTGCCGCCCGATGACAAGGGCCGCTTTGCCGTGACCCAGACGGCAACGGATGACTATGTGTTCCGCGCCGGACCGCTCCGCAATATCGAACTGACCGCACCCTATTTCCATTCCGGCAAGGTCTGGGACCTGGAGCAGGCGGTTGCGATCATGGGATCAAGCCAGCTTGGTGCTGAACTTGACAACAGCCAGATCAAGGCGATTACCGCCTTCCTCATGACCCTGACCGGGGAAGCGCCGCGGGTGGAATATCCAATCCTGCCGGTCAGCAGCAAAACCACACCCAAACCGGCCGCAATGGTCGCAAACTGA
- a CDS encoding LysR family transcriptional regulator, which yields MTTKKPDWDHIRVFLALARTGSLRAASQELGVSQPTLGRHLSALEDVVGVVLFDRLPEGLRMTEAGRDLRPRAEAMEEAAFAFHRQGDAISGIRDRQVRLTASAWSALFLAGQIDSKPDGLYLEIRQSDDTQLLTKREADFAVRHGLPLTGDFITKRLGTISCAVYATERLAYDMRGMGPDRVFANAPWICFSEEFDLYESQRWLLAHIDGNKPLFRAGNTAMLQNALRTGIGAGILPCFLGDSDPALARVSRPIETLDSDIWLIVHRDLRAAEGIKQATNWVADMYKRRVMQLSGARASGGEGMELK from the coding sequence ATGACAACCAAAAAACCGGACTGGGATCATATACGCGTGTTTCTTGCACTTGCGCGCACCGGCAGCCTCAGGGCGGCCTCTCAGGAGCTTGGCGTCAGCCAGCCGACATTGGGGCGGCATTTGTCCGCCCTTGAAGATGTCGTCGGCGTGGTGCTGTTTGATCGCCTGCCAGAAGGATTGCGCATGACCGAAGCCGGGCGCGATTTACGCCCGCGCGCCGAGGCGATGGAAGAAGCCGCCTTTGCCTTCCATCGGCAGGGCGATGCGATATCGGGCATTCGCGACCGGCAGGTTCGCCTGACCGCCAGTGCGTGGTCGGCCCTGTTTCTGGCAGGTCAGATTGATAGCAAACCCGATGGGCTTTATCTTGAAATCCGGCAATCCGATGATACGCAATTGCTGACCAAGCGCGAGGCGGACTTTGCCGTCCGGCATGGTTTGCCTTTGACCGGGGATTTCATCACCAAGCGGCTTGGCACGATTTCATGTGCGGTCTATGCGACCGAAAGATTGGCGTACGATATGCGGGGTATGGGACCGGATCGGGTATTTGCCAATGCACCGTGGATCTGTTTTTCGGAAGAATTCGACCTTTATGAAAGCCAGCGCTGGTTGCTGGCCCATATTGACGGCAATAAACCGTTATTTCGCGCGGGCAATACCGCGATGCTGCAAAATGCATTGCGCACCGGGATCGGGGCGGGAATTTTGCCGTGCTTTCTGGGCGACAGCGACCCGGCACTGGCCCGGGTTTCGCGCCCGATCGAGACGCTGGATTCTGATATCTGGCTGATTGTTCATCGCGATCTGCGGGCCGCCGAAGGTATCAAGCAGGCGACCAACTGGGTTGCCGATATGTATAAACGCCGGGTGATGCAGTTATCAGGTGCACGGGCCTCTGGCGGTGAGGGAATGGAACTGAAATAG